From a single Drosophila sulfurigaster albostrigata strain 15112-1811.04 chromosome 3, ASM2355843v2, whole genome shotgun sequence genomic region:
- the LOC133845640 gene encoding cathepsin L-like: MKAVILVLVLVAVVQATSLKDILKVEFNAFKLRHHKAYKDASEELKRLQNFVENKKLIDSHNKRFTAGEKTYKMGINQFSDLNSKEFQEVVLSSINPYNLTFDINQIYTPSPTIKLPESIDWREKGAVTKVKSQGDCESCWAFAAIGTLEGHHFIKYQQLVSLSEQNLVDCDTTNGGCSRGWTEKALIYIKDNGGVNTEDSYPYEGIDGECRFNVENIGAKVTGTVGVQRDNESALAAAVAEKGPISVAIDASFFQHYEGGVLDEPLCQGEVNHGVVVVGYGRDDIGGDYWLVKNSWAESWGENGYIRMARNKDNQCSIAKYGVYPLV, encoded by the coding sequence ATGAAAGCAGTCATTCTAGTTCTAGTCCTAGTGGCAGTTGTTCAAGCAACTAGTCTTAAGGACATTCTTAAAGTTGAGttcaatgccttcaaattgagGCATCACAAAGCCTACAAGGATGCTAGTGAGGAGTTGAAGCGCCTGCAGAACTTCGTAGAAAATAAGAAACTGATCGATAGTCACAACAAGCGATTTACGGCTGGAGAAAAGACCTACAAGATGGGCATCAATCAATTTTCAGACTTGAACTCCAAGGAGTTTCAGGAGGTAGTGCTGTCAAGCATCAATCCCTATAACCTGACATTTGACATCAATCAAATATATACTCCATCGCCAACTATTAAGTTACCAGAGAGTATAGATTGGCGTGAAAAGGGTGCAGTCACTAAAGTGAAAAGTCAAGGAGACTGCGAGTCTTGCTGGGCGTTTGCTGCCATTGGCACACTTGAAGGACATCACTTCATCAAATACCAGCAGCTTGTCTCGCTATCCGAACAGAATCTGGTTGACTGCGACACAACGAATGGTGGCTGCAGTCGCGGCTGGACAGAAAAAGCTCTCATCTATATCAAGGACAATGGTGGCGTAAACACTGAAGACTCATATCCCTACGAGGGCATAGATGGCGAGTGTCGTTTCAATGTTGAAAACATTGGAGCTAAGGTCACTGGCACTGTCGGTGTACAGAGAGATAATGAGTCCGCATTggcagcagctgtggcagAGAAGGGACCCATATCTGTGGCCATTGATGCATCCTTCTTTCAGCACTATGAAGGTGGAGTATTAGATGAACCATTGTGCCAGGGAGAAGTAAACCACggcgttgtcgtcgttggcTATGGTCGTGATGACATTGGCGGCGACTATTGGCTGGTGAAGAACTCCTGGGCAGAGTCATGGGGTGAAAATGGTTACATTCGCATGGCGCGCAACAAGGATAATCAATGCAGTATTGCCAAGTATGGCGTCTATCCTTTGGTCTAA
- the LOC133845625 gene encoding procathepsin L-like produces the protein MKAVILILVLVAVVQATSLKDILKAEFNAFKLKHHKTYKDSSEELKRLQIFVENKKLIDTHNKRYLAGEESYEMGVNKFSDMTPEEFKTRMLTNLNPEDAQEGIDNIYNTSAIASLPSSVDWRLSGAVNPVKNQGTCAACWAFSAVGSLESHHFINSNQRVSLSEQNLVDCTRGYPYNNRGCTGGWPIKALNYVRDNGGINTASSYPYEGRDNTCRYNKNNIGSKISAVIQIARGNEAALASAVANKGPISVCLNAALFQYYKSGVLNNPSCSHSVDHSLVVIGYGTDSVGGDYWLVRNSWGENWGENGYIRMARNRNNQCAIASYAIYPVI, from the coding sequence atgaaagcaGTCATTCTAATTCTGGTCCTCGTGGCAGTTGTCCAAGCAACTAGTCTTAAAGACATACTTAAGGCTGAGTTTAACGCCTTCAAATTGAAGCACCACAAAACCTATAAGGATTCTAGTGAGGAATTGAAACGCCTTCAGATATTCGTGGAAAACAAGAAACTCATCGACACTCACAACAAACGCTATCTGGCCGGAGAGGAGTCTTACGAGATGGGTGTGAATAAATTTTCTGATATGACTCCCGAGGAATTCAAAACGCGCATGCTTACAAATCTCAATCCTGAGGACGCCCAGGAAGGCATCgacaatatttacaatacatCTGCCATAGCTAGTCTCCCGAGTAGCGTTGATTGGCGTCTTTCAGGCGCTGTTAATCCAGTTAAAAATCAAGGAACCTGTGCCGCCTGTTGGGCTTTTTCTGCAGTTGGCTCACTGGAAAGTCACCACTTTATAAACTCAAACCAGAGAGTATCCCTGTCCGAACAAAATTTGGTGGACTGCACAAGAGGTTATCCCTATAACAACCGAGGCTGTACAGGGGGCTGGCCGATTAAAGCATTGAATTATGTTAGGGACAATGGTGGTATAAACACGGCCAGCTCTTATCCATATGAAGGCCGAGACAACACTTGCCGatacaataagaacaacattGGATCAAAAATCTCAGCTGTTATACAAATTGCTAGGGGAAATGAAGCCGCATTGGCATCCGCCGTCGCCAATAAGGGACCCATCTCGGTGTGTCTCAACGCCGCCCTGTTCCAATATTACAAAAGTGGCGTCTTGAACAATCCGTCGTGCTCTCATTCTGTAGACCATAGTCTAGTTGTTATTGGCTACGGCACCGATTCAGTTGGAGGAGATTATTGGTTGGTGAGGAATTCTTGGGGCGAGAATTGGGGAGAAAATGGATATATTCGCATGGCTCGAAATCGCAACAATCAATGTGCTATTGCCAGTTATGCAATTTATCCAGTAATTTAA